A DNA window from Scomber japonicus isolate fScoJap1 chromosome 14, fScoJap1.pri, whole genome shotgun sequence contains the following coding sequences:
- the LOC128372988 gene encoding sphingomyelin synthase-related protein 1-like encodes MASSEDGVSTWSCKKVAQWLQEEGFGEYVELLCIQHRLDGPSLLALTEADLRGPPLGLTVLGDIKRLTLALRRLQRQNQTQLEELGLRPADSLTAGISQGAAGVEWSCDRADRRCNGGDRLCNGTELRLRNGDRPGYGSGAALCHMHSNGRCRQHLAGRLDPEVWKTVISSIYVLFVFGFTSFVMVIVHERVPDMRTYPPLPDIFLDSVPRIPWAFAMAEACGLILCYMLLLILLLHKHRSILFRRLCSLIGTVFLLRCCTMFVTSLSVPGQHLKCASKTYGDTLEKIQRALAIWSGFGMTLTGVQTCGDYMFSGHTVVITMLNFFVTEYTPRTWNLIHTISWVLNLFGIFFILAAHEHYSIDVFIAFYITTRLFLYYHTLANTRAYQHSRRARIWFPMFSFFECNVNGPVPNQYNWPFEKPAFMKTLIG; translated from the exons ATGGCGTCGTCAGAGGACGGCGTGAGCACCTGGAGCTGTAAGAAGGTGGCCCAGTGGCTGCAGGAAGAAGGTTTCGGGGAGTATGTGGAGCTACTGTGCATCCAGCACCGCCTGGACGGCCCCAGCCTGCTGGCTCTGACTGAGGCCGACCTGCGTGGGCCTCCGCTGGGCCTCACTGTGCTGGGTGACATCAAGAGGCTGACCTTGGCCCTCCGCCGGCTCCAAAGACAAAACCAGACCCAGCTGGAGGAGCTCGGTCTCCGGCCTGCAGATAGCCTCACTGCTGGGATCTCGCAGGGTGCTGCAGGGGTGGAGTGGAGCTGTGATAGAGCTGACCGGAGGTGTAATGGAGGAGATCGCTTGTGTAACGGGACTGAACTGCGTCTGAGGAATGGGGATAGACCTGGATACGGTTCGGGAGCAGCGTTGTGTCATATGCACTCCAACGGGAGGTGTAGGCAGCACCTGGCTGGGAGATTGGACCCAGAGGTCTGGAAGACAGTCATCAGTTCCAtttatgtgttgtttgtgtttggatTCACATCCTTCGTCATGGTCATCGTGCATGAGCGTGTCCCAGACATGAGGACATATCCACCACTGCCTGACATATTTCTGGACAG TGTTCCCAGAATCCCTTGGGCTTTTGCAATGGCTGAAGCCTGTGGCCTCATCCTGTGTTACATGTTGCTGTTGATCCTGCTGCTTCACAAACACAG gTCCATTCTCTTCAGGCGGCTGTGTTCTTTGATTGGAACTGTATTTTTGTTACGATGTTGCACCATGTTTGTCACCTCGCTCTCTGTGCCAGGGCAGCACCTGAAGTGTGCCAGTAAG ACATATGGTGATACCTTGGAAAAGATACAGAGAGCGTTAGCGATCTGGAGTGGATTTGGAATGACTCTGACTGGCGTCCAAACGTGTGGAGATTACATGTTCAGTGGGCACACAGTTGTCATCACAATGCTCAACTTTTTTGTGACTGAAT ACACTCCACGAACCTGGAATCTGATTCACACCATCTCCTGGGTGTTGAACCTGTTTGGGATTTTCTTCATTCTGGCGGCTCATGAGCACTACTCCATCGATGTGTTCATCGCCTTCTACATCACTACCCGCCTCTTCCTCTACTATCACACTTTAGCCAACACTCGAGCCTACCAGCATAGCCGGAGGGCGCGCATTTGGTTCCCCATGTTCTCCTTCTTTGAGTGCAATGTGAACGGACCTGTCCCCAATCAGTACAACTGGCCCTTTGAAAAACCTGCCTTCATGAAAACTCTGATTGGGTAG
- the si:ch73-288o11.4 gene encoding beta-microseminoprotein — protein MHTDVFYSLFQTSLHVFVYLLGVVVLCDSFCFFKLLEIKDLNNPPKGCTDRDGKLYDFGSEWTRDCVQCSCTKDGMSCCSILPDADTMYIPEDCELMVDKEACSAKVVLKSDHTKVCDPIQ, from the exons ATGCACACAGATGTCTTTTATTCCCTCTTTCAGACTTCCCTCCATGTGTTTGTCTATCTTCTTGGAGTGGTTGTCCTATGTGACTCTTTCTGCTTCTTCAAGCTGTTAGAGATCAAAGATCTGAACAACCCTCCGAAAG GGTGTACGGATAGAGATGGAAAGCTGTATGATTTTGGCTCTGAATGGACAAGAGACTGCGTGCAGTGCTCTTGTACGAAGGACGGAATGAGCTGTTGCAGCAT ACTCCCTGATGCAGACACCATGTACATTCCTGAGGACTGTGAGCTGATGGTGGATAAGGAGGCTTGTTCTGCCAAAGTGGTGCTGAAGTCAGACCACACAAAAGTGTGCGACCCTATTCAGTAG
- the npy4r gene encoding neuropeptide Y receptor type 4, with translation MSLSGNTSQSSPSTTALPLSFNSTTSPPSLPWEEGRSSHESLQELPGNQNQLLSDLSVLGHDEQCHMSPVLTAFLVVWYSITMVLGLVGNIGLISIIARRKEKANVTSIFICNLSFSDILVCVFCLPFTVIYTLMDHWMFGSLLCRLVPFIQCVSVTVSVLSLVFIALERHQLIVNPSGWKPSIPQAYVAVVVIWILACFTSSPFLAFQLLTSEPYTNVLLPQSPLYHQASPQDYLNTSPSQPASHTYKNSSVPLFSYVPTPPLMEACLEHWPSQQQRLAYTTWLLLFQYCGPLTLVLLCYVRVFVRLRQRKEMLDRARTPESQHMTHSRRINIMLVALITAFALCWLPLTIFNVVSDWNQDALPICHHNLLFSLCHLLAMSSTCINPIIYGFLNYNFRQEVRGVLLHCRCHSLEEECERFPMSTVHMEVSRTSVPLNCRSNSV, from the coding sequence ATGTCCTTGAGTGGCAACACGAGCCAGTCTTCTCCGTCAACAACAGCTCTGCCTCTGTCCTTCAACAGCACCACCTCTCCACCATCCCTGCCGTGGGAGGAGGGACGAAGCAGTCATGAGTCTTTGCAAGAGTTGCCAGGGAATCAGAATCAGCTCCTCTCAGACCTCTCTGTGCTCGGGCATGATGAGCAGTGCCATATGTCACCTGTCCTCACAGCGTTTCTGGTAGTGTGGTACAGCATTACAATGGTGCTGGGGCTGGTGGGGAACATTGGTCTAATCTCCATCATCGCACGTCGCAAAGAAAAAGCCAATGTCACCAGTATTTTCATTTGTAACCTGTCATTCTCTGACATTCTGGTGTGTGTCTTCTGCCTGCCCTTCACTGTCATATACACCCTCATGGACCATTGGATGTTTGGCTCACTGTTATGTCGGCTGGTGCCGTTCatccagtgtgtgtctgtcaccGTGTCAGTGCTGTCTCTGGTGTTCATCGCTCTGGAAAGACATCAGCTCATCGTAAACCCCTCTGGGTGGAAACCTAGCATTCCTCAAGCCTATGTGGCAGTCGTTGTCATCTGGATTCTGGCGTGCTTCACTTCCTCGCCATTCTTGGCCTTTCAGTTACTCACAAGCGAGCCCTACACCAATGTACTCCTGCCACAGTCTCCTCTTTATCACCAAGCCTCTCCTCAGGATTATCTCAACACATCTCCATCACAACCTGCCtcccacacatacaaaaactCATCTGTGCCTCTATTTTCCTATGTCCCCACCCCTCCACTTATGGAGGCATGTCTGGAGCACTGGCCATCCCAGCAGCAGAGGCTTGCATATACTACATGGCTCCTGCTGTTCCAGTACTGTGGGCCACTAACACTTGTCCTGCTCTGTTATGTTAGAGTGTTTGTCCGCCTGCGCCAACGTAAAGAAATGCTGGACCGTGCCAGAACCCCAGAGAGTCAGCACATGACCCACAGCCGCCGAATCAACATCATGCTGGTTGCCCTGATAACAGCATTTGCTCTTTGCTGGCTGCCGCTCACCATCTTCAATGTGGTGTCAGACTGGAACCAGGATGCCCTGCCTATCTGCCACCACAACCTGCTGTTCTCCCTATGCCACCTGCTGGCCATGTCCTCCACCTGCATCAACCCCATCATCTATGGCTTTCTCAACTACAATTTCCGGCAGGAGGTCAGAGGGGTTCTCCTGCACTGCCGCTGCCACTCTCTTGAAGAAGAGTGTGAGCGTTTTCCCATGTCTACTGTGCACATGGAAGTGTCCCGCACCTCAGTGCCTCTCAACTGCAGGAGCAACTCTGTTTGA